One Polyangia bacterium genomic window carries:
- a CDS encoding LacI family DNA-binding transcriptional regulator, giving the protein MNATVRDVAKHAGVSAMTVSRVINGAVGVRPETRRRVERAVSELDFVPNGVARGLTSKRTGALGLIVPDIVNPFFAIVVRGAETVARRAGYRLLLCNSEGDLGLERQYVEDLISHRAEGLIIAPVGDRSKANLLPVVRRKFPFVLVDRSVAGLPCDVVQADSVSGARTMIAHLIAIGHRRIGVIVEPDNVSTARERLQGYADAMTAAGLKMTPELVIRTAADRAGGYGAMQQFLGFDSRPTAVFAVNNMTALGAMQAVRERGLAVPKDIALVCFDDVEHLAVLSPFLTVINQPTEMFGTLAAEILLHRITGDPVGPRRHVVLQSELIVRESCGAKAGIPPAKDTDPT; this is encoded by the coding sequence ATGAACGCCACCGTCCGTGACGTGGCCAAACACGCCGGCGTCTCCGCGATGACCGTTTCCCGGGTGATCAACGGCGCCGTCGGAGTGCGCCCGGAGACCCGCCGCCGGGTCGAACGAGCGGTCAGCGAGCTGGACTTTGTCCCCAACGGCGTGGCCCGCGGCTTGACGTCAAAGCGCACCGGCGCGCTGGGACTGATCGTCCCCGATATCGTCAACCCATTCTTCGCCATCGTCGTGCGCGGCGCCGAGACCGTCGCCCGCCGCGCCGGCTATCGCCTGCTTCTGTGCAACAGCGAAGGCGATCTGGGCCTAGAACGGCAATATGTCGAGGATCTGATCTCGCACCGCGCGGAGGGCCTGATCATCGCGCCGGTGGGCGATCGCTCGAAGGCCAACCTGTTGCCGGTGGTGCGGCGAAAATTTCCTTTCGTGCTGGTCGATCGCTCGGTGGCCGGCCTGCCCTGCGACGTCGTGCAAGCGGATAGCGTCTCGGGCGCCCGCACGATGATTGCCCATCTGATCGCCATCGGCCACCGTCGCATCGGCGTCATCGTCGAGCCCGACAACGTCTCGACAGCCCGCGAACGTTTGCAAGGCTATGCCGACGCGATGACGGCAGCAGGACTGAAAATGACTCCCGAGCTGGTCATTCGCACCGCCGCCGATCGCGCCGGCGGTTACGGAGCCATGCAACAGTTCCTGGGGTTCGATTCCCGCCCCACCGCGGTGTTCGCCGTGAACAACATGACCGCCCTTGGCGCCATGCAGGCGGTCCGCGAGCGCGGGCTGGCGGTACCCAAGGACATCGCCCTCGTCTGCTTCGACGATGTGGAACATCTCGCCGTGCTGTCGCCGTTCCTGACCGTCATCAATCAACCCACGGAAATGTTCGGCACCTTGGCGGCTGAGATCCTGCTCCATCGCATCACCGGCGACCCTGTTGGTCCGCGTCGCCACGTGGTCCTGCAGTCCGAGTTGATTGTGCGCGAATCGTGCGGCGCCAAGGCAGGCATTCCGCCCGCCAAGGACACAGACCCAACGTAA
- a CDS encoding aldo/keto reductase, translated as MTKAFASDRYDKMQYRRCGRSGLHLPAVSLGAWETYGGTHDGDVAQACMFRAFDLGITHFDLANNYGTPPGNAEVVCGRILKDMPRDELIISSKAGYRMWPGPYGEWGSRKYLIASCDQSLKRTGLEYFDIFYSHRPDPNTPFEETLGALDTLVKQGKALYVGVSSYSGVQLEAAQEITRRESFAPITIHQPYYNMLGRTIEADLLPHTDRASIGVIAFCPLASGLLSGTKYQDGVVPPDTRPAREWASSWVASKSKDEKKRILSGLNALAHDRGQTLAQMAVAWVLRHKGMVSAVMGASRVEQVEQNVASLAKLDFSHDELARIDALTA; from the coding sequence ATGACAAAAGCATTCGCTTCCGATCGATACGACAAGATGCAATACCGACGTTGCGGCCGCAGCGGCCTTCATTTGCCCGCGGTCTCGCTGGGCGCGTGGGAAACCTATGGCGGCACGCACGACGGTGACGTCGCGCAGGCCTGCATGTTCCGCGCGTTCGATCTCGGCATCACCCACTTTGACCTGGCCAACAACTACGGCACGCCGCCTGGCAACGCCGAGGTGGTGTGCGGCCGAATCTTGAAAGACATGCCACGCGACGAGCTGATCATCTCCAGCAAGGCTGGCTATCGCATGTGGCCGGGCCCATACGGCGAGTGGGGCTCGCGCAAGTACCTCATCGCCAGCTGTGATCAGTCGCTCAAGCGCACCGGTCTCGAATACTTCGACATTTTCTACTCGCACCGTCCCGATCCGAACACCCCGTTCGAGGAAACCTTGGGCGCGCTGGACACGCTGGTCAAGCAAGGCAAGGCACTTTACGTCGGCGTGTCCAGTTACAGCGGTGTGCAGCTGGAAGCCGCGCAGGAGATCACCCGGCGCGAGAGCTTCGCCCCCATCACCATTCACCAGCCGTACTACAACATGCTGGGGCGAACCATCGAGGCCGATCTGCTGCCCCACACCGACCGCGCCAGCATCGGGGTGATCGCGTTCTGTCCGCTGGCGTCGGGATTGCTGTCGGGTACGAAATACCAGGACGGCGTGGTCCCGCCGGACACGCGCCCGGCGCGCGAGTGGGCGTCGTCGTGGGTCGCCTCGAAGTCGAAAGACGAAAAGAAACGGATCCTGAGTGGCCTCAACGCTTTGGCCCACGATCGCGGCCAGACGCTGGCGCAAATGGCGGTGGCCTGGGTGCTGCGGCACAAGGGCATGGTGTCGGCGGTGATGGGCGCATCGCGCGTCGAGCAGGTGGAACAGAACGTCGCCTCGCTGGCCAAGCTTGATTTCAGCCACGACGAGCTGGCGCGCATCGACGCGCTGACCGCCTAG
- a CDS encoding substrate-binding domain-containing protein, translated as MRSHQTDRQSRKTLLASLAATVIAASAFTGVFAPAPAHAACTPGKTGRIAFLLKQQTAFRYLHADVPFFQKTVEAAGYKVVFQSAENDPNTQVSQAENVITRGVDAIVIQPVDFNVAGTIVKMATKANIPVASYDDVILNVKHAAFIGRDPKEGGIAAAKAVVQAVPKGNYALIGGDPGQTGSTKMQEGYREVLAPLVKKGDVKIVLDQFTPKWKTEPAQAHAENALTKNGNKVNAFLVSYDGMSLGVLQAVHGAGLKAGSIAITGQDMELSAAQAIVEGKMFGTLWPAPDEMAVRAGKVAVAMAKCEEIKADDVVNNGAGKIPWAKTPIYLVTAKDMPKFVCEHQFWLKPDDVYKNVPAKKPTCK; from the coding sequence ATGAGATCGCATCAGACTGACCGGCAGTCTCGCAAGACGCTCTTGGCTTCGTTGGCCGCCACGGTGATCGCCGCAAGCGCCTTCACTGGTGTTTTTGCGCCGGCGCCGGCGCACGCCGCTTGCACGCCGGGAAAGACCGGACGGATCGCCTTCCTGCTCAAGCAGCAGACCGCTTTCCGTTACCTGCACGCCGACGTGCCGTTCTTCCAGAAGACTGTCGAGGCGGCCGGGTACAAGGTTGTCTTTCAATCGGCGGAGAACGATCCCAACACCCAGGTTTCGCAGGCCGAGAACGTCATCACCCGCGGCGTGGACGCCATCGTCATTCAGCCGGTCGACTTCAACGTCGCCGGGACCATCGTCAAGATGGCCACCAAGGCGAACATTCCGGTGGCGTCGTACGACGACGTGATCCTGAACGTCAAGCACGCCGCCTTCATCGGCCGCGATCCGAAAGAAGGTGGCATCGCCGCCGCCAAGGCCGTGGTCCAGGCCGTGCCCAAGGGCAATTACGCCCTGATCGGCGGCGACCCGGGCCAGACCGGATCGACCAAGATGCAGGAGGGCTATCGCGAGGTGCTGGCCCCGCTGGTGAAGAAGGGAGACGTCAAGATCGTCCTCGATCAATTCACGCCGAAATGGAAGACCGAGCCGGCCCAGGCGCACGCCGAAAACGCCTTGACCAAGAACGGCAACAAGGTGAATGCCTTCCTGGTTTCGTACGACGGCATGTCGCTCGGCGTCCTGCAGGCGGTGCACGGCGCCGGCCTGAAGGCGGGATCGATCGCCATCACCGGCCAGGACATGGAGCTGTCGGCGGCGCAGGCCATCGTTGAAGGCAAGATGTTCGGCACCCTATGGCCGGCGCCCGACGAGATGGCCGTTCGCGCCGGCAAAGTGGCCGTGGCGATGGCCAAGTGTGAAGAGATCAAAGCCGACGACGTGGTGAACAACGGCGCCGGCAAGATCCCGTGGGCCAAGACGCCGATCTATCTGGTGACGGCCAAAGACATGCCCAAGTTCGTTTGCGAGCACCAATTCTGGTTGAAACCGGACGACGTCTACAAGAACGTCCCGGCCAAAAAGCCGACCTGCAAGTGA
- a CDS encoding sugar ABC transporter ATP-binding protein produces the protein MTATPLLKARGIVKRFPGVVAVDHLDLTVNEGEVMALLGANGAGKSTVIQILAGVHPYGSYEGDISMQDRAFRASSVSQAQALGVALVPQEVNVVPELTVAENMFLNSEPTRYGFIDQAARQAEARRTLDEFDVDVDPQATMGTLDLATQQLVHIARALSKKARLLILDEPTAALTDNEAQRLFERMRALRARGVACIFVSHRLAEVFAIADRIVVMRDGKAAGEYPARADAKDQVVRAMLGGSIAAEHVRPDHLAGADIALGVRDLVVRDPDERRRPPVTGVSLSVAKGEILGLFGLLGAGCGEIAQAIFGAWPGAVEGRVSVDGCEVSISNPAEAIAFGIGLVAQDRRESLVHEHTIAENIVLACLGSVTRRGFLDVPKMRRLATDFMKRLAIRAPGIDTPVGTLSGGNQQKVQVARWLATGARILLLVDPTRGIDVGARHEINQLWRTLSDEGCALLLISSEAEELVDVCHRVTVLRNGAAVGDLAGADITEERLLRLAAGV, from the coding sequence GTGACCGCGACGCCCCTGCTGAAAGCCCGGGGGATCGTCAAACGGTTCCCTGGCGTGGTCGCCGTCGACCATCTGGATTTGACTGTCAACGAAGGCGAAGTGATGGCCTTGCTGGGCGCCAACGGCGCCGGCAAATCGACGGTCATCCAAATCCTGGCCGGCGTGCACCCCTACGGCAGCTACGAAGGCGACATCTCGATGCAAGACCGCGCCTTCCGGGCGTCCAGCGTCTCGCAAGCGCAGGCGCTGGGCGTGGCCCTGGTGCCGCAAGAGGTGAACGTCGTTCCGGAGCTGACCGTCGCCGAGAACATGTTCTTGAACAGCGAGCCCACCCGTTACGGTTTCATCGATCAAGCGGCGCGCCAAGCCGAGGCGCGCCGCACCCTGGACGAGTTCGACGTGGACGTCGATCCGCAGGCCACCATGGGCACGCTGGATCTGGCCACGCAGCAACTGGTGCACATCGCTCGCGCGCTGTCGAAGAAGGCGCGCTTGTTGATTCTCGACGAGCCCACGGCCGCGTTGACCGACAACGAAGCGCAGCGGTTGTTCGAGCGCATGCGGGCGCTGCGGGCGCGCGGCGTGGCCTGCATCTTCGTCTCGCACCGGCTGGCCGAGGTCTTCGCCATCGCCGATCGCATCGTGGTCATGCGCGACGGCAAAGCGGCCGGCGAATACCCGGCCCGCGCCGACGCCAAGGATCAGGTGGTGCGCGCGATGCTGGGCGGATCCATCGCGGCCGAGCACGTCCGCCCCGACCACCTGGCCGGCGCCGATATCGCTCTGGGGGTCCGTGACCTGGTGGTGCGCGATCCCGACGAACGACGACGCCCGCCGGTCACCGGCGTGTCGCTGAGCGTGGCCAAGGGTGAAATCCTGGGCTTGTTTGGCTTACTGGGCGCCGGCTGCGGCGAGATCGCGCAGGCCATCTTCGGGGCCTGGCCGGGCGCGGTCGAGGGACGCGTCTCCGTCGACGGGTGCGAGGTCTCGATCAGCAACCCGGCCGAGGCCATCGCCTTTGGCATTGGCCTGGTGGCGCAGGATCGCCGCGAGAGCCTGGTGCACGAACACACCATCGCCGAGAACATCGTGCTGGCCTGTCTCGGCTCGGTCACGCGGCGCGGGTTTCTGGACGTGCCGAAGATGCGCCGCCTGGCCACCGACTTCATGAAACGGCTGGCCATCCGCGCGCCCGGCATCGACACGCCGGTGGGCACGCTGAGCGGCGGCAACCAGCAGAAGGTGCAGGTGGCGCGCTGGCTGGCCACCGGCGCCCGCATCCTGTTGCTGGTTGATCCCACGCGCGGCATCGACGTCGGCGCCCGCCACGAGATCAACCAGCTATGGCGAACATTGTCTGACGAGGGGTGCGCCTTGCTCTTGATCTCATCGGAAGCGGAAGAGTTGGTCGACGTCTGTCACCGCGTGACGGTGCTGCGCAACGGCGCCGCCGTCGGCGATCTGGCCGGTGCCGACATCACTGAAGAGCGCTTGCTGCGCCTGGCGGCGGGGGTCTGA
- a CDS encoding sugar ABC transporter permease has translation MLGRLGRLFNRDAFRDSTLLLVVAGIWIFFQFTTEGTFLTQRNLVLLALQTSIVSLAAISAVMLIVTRNFDLSVGSAVALVGVVVAVLTVNHDMNPLLALPIALLAGVAMGAWQGLWVTRMGVSSFIVTLAGMLYFRGASMIATNGATIAPLPDALADLATGFLAPGPSIALIVVGIGALAGFQLLGARRAQQLGLMDAVGAHLVRRLAPFVVGGLAFGWVATRQGIPYLVLLVAAAAVGAEVVMRRTRFGLQLYAIGGNPEAARLSGIRVNRVIFANFLIAGLAYGVTGVALTARVGGAVAGSAGLFLELDAISAAIIGGTSLTGGRGRVFGALVGALLMGSLNNGMSLMNVPTFYQETARGVVLLFAVAADQYRRTRKSTGRKTT, from the coding sequence GTGCTGGGACGACTGGGCCGTCTGTTTAATCGCGACGCTTTCCGTGATTCCACACTGCTGCTGGTGGTGGCGGGGATCTGGATCTTCTTTCAGTTCACCACCGAGGGAACTTTCCTCACCCAGCGCAACCTGGTGCTGCTGGCCTTGCAGACATCGATCGTCAGCCTGGCGGCCATCAGCGCGGTGATGTTGATCGTGACCCGCAATTTCGATCTGTCGGTGGGCTCGGCGGTGGCGCTGGTGGGCGTGGTGGTGGCGGTCTTGACCGTCAACCACGACATGAACCCATTGCTGGCACTGCCGATCGCGCTCCTGGCCGGCGTGGCCATGGGCGCCTGGCAAGGGCTGTGGGTCACGCGCATGGGCGTGTCGTCGTTCATCGTCACGCTGGCCGGCATGTTGTACTTCAGGGGCGCGTCGATGATCGCCACCAATGGCGCGACCATCGCCCCGCTGCCGGATGCTCTGGCCGATCTGGCCACCGGCTTTCTGGCGCCCGGCCCGTCCATTGCGTTGATCGTCGTCGGGATCGGCGCGCTGGCGGGATTTCAACTGCTGGGCGCGCGGCGGGCACAGCAGCTGGGGTTGATGGACGCCGTCGGCGCGCACCTGGTTCGCCGGCTGGCGCCGTTCGTCGTCGGTGGGCTGGCGTTTGGTTGGGTGGCCACCCGGCAGGGCATTCCGTATCTGGTGCTGCTGGTGGCGGCGGCGGCGGTGGGCGCCGAGGTGGTGATGCGACGGACGCGCTTCGGCTTGCAGCTTTACGCCATCGGCGGCAACCCGGAGGCGGCGCGGCTGTCAGGCATCCGCGTCAACCGGGTCATCTTTGCCAATTTCTTGATCGCCGGGCTCGCCTACGGCGTCACGGGCGTGGCCCTGACCGCACGCGTGGGCGGTGCCGTCGCGGGCAGCGCGGGTTTGTTCCTGGAGCTGGACGCCATCTCGGCGGCGATCATCGGCGGCACGTCGCTGACCGGCGGCCGCGGACGCGTCTTCGGCGCGTTGGTCGGCGCGTTGTTGATGGGCAGCCTGAACAACGGCATGAGCCTGATGAACGTCCCGACCTTCTATCAAGAGACGGCGCGCGGTGTGGTGCTGCTTTTTGCCGTCGCGGCCGATCAATATCGCCGTACGCGCAAATCGACGGGCCGAAAGACGACCTGA